From Clostridium sp. SY8519:
CATACCGGGACCTGCTGATTTCTCCCTGTGCCACCGCGTCCCGCACGCCGCAGACCGGTTCGGAAATATGGCTGCAGCCGGAAAACCGGCAGTATTTCTCATAAGGCGCGAATTCCGGGAACAGTTCCCCGATTTCCTCTTTTTCAAAGGAATCAATCCCAAATGAGGTAAATCCCGGTGTGTCCGCGATATACGTATGATCTGCCAGATAAATCAGCTGCGCGTGGCGGGTGGTATGGCGCCCGCGGGCAATTTTCTTGCTAACCGCGCCGGTCTCCATCTGTACCTCCGGAGACAGACGGTTGATGATCGAAGACTTGCCCACGCCGGAAGGCCCCGCCACTGCGGACGTCTTTCCCCGCAGGTTCTGCATCAGTTCATCCATGCCCTCTCCGGTCACTGTGCTGGTGAAAATCAGCAGATAGCCGGCGGTGCGGTACGCCTCTTTTAACCGATCCAGTTCTTCCTCTTCCGCCAGGTCCTTTTTGTTGAACACGATAAGCGACGGGATCTGCTGCTTTTCCATGGTAACCAGAAGCCGGTCCACCAGATTCAGATGGGGTTTCGGGTATACGGCTGCAAAGATTACCACTGCCTGGTCAATATTGGCGATGGCCGGACGGATCAGAGAATTTTTTCTGGGATGAATCTGTACGATATTTCCCTGTCTGTCTGCCTCATCGATGACCTCGATGCTGCAGTCATCTCCTACCAGAGGTTTTAAGTTATTTTTGCGGAAGATTCCTTTCGCTTTACATTCATAGATACCGGATTCCGCCACGTATACGTAGTAGAATCCGGCAATCCCTTTGATGATTTTTCCTTCCATCATGTATTCGTTTGTCAGGATGATTTTCTGAAGCTTACGTTGCTGCTGTAGGTGTGGCTGGTTCCATCCGTGAAATAGAAGGTGGCCTTCCGCACACCGGAACTGGAGTTCTCGATATTCGTAGCGGTCAGCGTATACGGAAAGTCTGTGATCTTGGACCAGTACTTGACAACGGTGCCGTTGCCGTCATACAGAGAAACCGAAGCGTATTTTACCTCCTGATCTTCATTCAGATCCGGGACATTCAGTTCGCCGGTGTAGGTGTATTTGACTGTTTTCGGTCCTTTGCTGACGGTAAGCTTAATCGTGGTGTCACTGTCTACATAAGTGCTTGCTTTTTCACTCTGGGCAATGACATCCCCTTTGTCATAATCGTCGCTGTAATCCTTGACAACCGTATATTTCAGCCCTTTTGCCTTCAGCGCGCTCTGTGCCTCGCTCTGACTCATGCCGATGACATCCGGCACTTTGATCTTTTCCATGCCCTGGCTGATGGTAATCGTCACGGTATCATTCTTATAGGCTGTTTTACCTGCCTTCGGTGTCTGGGAGATGACATCCCCGCTGTCCACCGTACTGCTGTAATCGAACTTTTTCTTCACTACAAAGCCCGCATTCTCCAGCAGTGTCTCCGCGTCAGACGCATCACTGCCCACGACATTGGGCACATCGATTTCTTCTTCCTGCTTGCCTGTGCTGACTACGACATTGATGGTCGTGCCCTTTTTCACAGAGTCGCCTTCTGATACATCCTGTGAAATGATCTCGTTTTTGTCATATTCCTCGGAAGCTTCCGTGCTCTTCTGATTGATCTTCAGTCCCATGGACTCCAGCTGGCTCTTGGCCTGGCTGTAGGTCATGCCTTTCAGGTCGATCATGGTGACTGTGTCATCCTTCTTGCTGTCACTTTCGCCGGTCTGCTCTGAAACCGCCGAAGTCTGGGTTGTGGCTGCTGTATTGTTCTTTGAGCCGAAGCGGAACCATCCGAAGATATTTCCGAGAATCAGCAGGAAAATAATGACAATGACAACAACTCCGATAATCCCGAAGGTGGTAATCAGTTTTTCTTTTCGGCTGGCTTTCGCGTCTTCCTCCGGATCAAACGTGTTCTCATTTCTCACCGGGCTGTACTGTTCCCGTGTCTCCACCGGAGCCGCGTGTTCCGGGGACACGCCTTCTGTCTGATTCTGGATCTCTTTCAGCTCTTTTTCGCTGATAACCCTTGTGGCGCCGTCTGCCACCGGGGCAAAAGATACAAAATCCGTATTCGGGGATACCAGGGAACGGCGCAGATCAATCAGCAGCTCCTCGATATTCTCATACCGGCGGTCCGGATTTTTCTGGGTACATTTCAGGATAATCTTTTCCAGACTGACGGGCAGGTTCTGGGCATATGCCCGGGGAGACACCATCTCATCCTGCAGATGCTGGATCGCGATCTGTACCGTACTGTCACCGTCAAAGGGAACTTTGCCGGTCACCATTTCGTACATAACAATTCCCAGGGAATAGATATCGCTCTTGTCGCTGACGTATCCGTTGCGGGCCTGCTCCGGAGACGCGTAGTGGACGGAGCCCATCACATCCGAATGGATGGTATTGGTCGAAGCGGCACGGGCAATGCCGAAATCGGTTACCTTTACCTTGCCGTCGGTGGAAATAATAATATTCTGGGGCTTGATATCCCGATGGATAATCCCTTTTTCATGGGCTGCCTGTATGCCGCGGCTGACCTGAATCGCGATGCTTAAGGTCTCCTTGTAGCTCAGTTTGCCCTTTTTCTGGATGTATTCCTTCAGGGTAATGCCTTCCACATACTCCATGACAATATAATAGATGCCGTTTTCACTTCCTACATCATAAATATTTACAATGTTGGGATGTTCCAGGCTGGCGGCAGACTGCGCTTCTGTACGAAACTTTGTAACAAAATTCATGTCTTCGCAGAATTCCTGCTTCAGAACTTTGATTGCCACATATCTGTCAAGCGTTGCGTCCTTCGCCTTATATACATCGGCCATTCCGCCGACGCCAACCTTTCCGACGATCTCGTATCGGTTGGCGATATACATTCCGCTCTCTAACATGTCTTCACCTCATCGGTCTGTATCAGTATCACGGTGGCATTGTCACTGCCGCCGTGCTCATTTGCTGTATCGATCAGCCGGGCTGTCTTCTCCTCCAGGGTGCCCGGTCCAAGTATGATTGACTGAATCTCCGGATCTTCCACCATATTGGATAATCCGTCTGTGCAGAGCATGACAAAGGCAGCTGGCGGCAGGTCTAATTCAAAAAAATCTGCTTCCACGCTGTCTTCTACTCCAATTGCACGGGTAATTTTATTTCTGTCCGGATGGTTCCGGGCATTGGCTTCGTTAATTTCTCCGATGCGGACCAGTTCCTGCACCAGTGAATGATCCTGTGTGATCTGCACAATACCAGGCGGGGTACTGTCTGCGGCATCGTTTTTTCTGCTGTCGGATCCCTCCGATGGAATCCTGCCGGCATCCGCCGGAATCAGATACAGCCTGCTGTCGCCTACATTTGCCACGGTCATGCGGCTGCCGTGAATCGTCGCCGCCACCAGTGTCGTCCCCATGCCCTGCATCTGCGGATGCAGATCGGCATATTTTTTGATGTAACTGTTTGCGTCACGAATCGCTTCTTTTAATATGGCAGCCTCATCCTGCTCCCGATTCTTCATCACGGATCTGACTACACGGGTCACCGCGGTGCAGGAAGCGAATTCGCCGGCATTGTGTCCGCCCATCCCATCAGCCACAAGAAACAGATCCTGCAGATTACCCACCGGTTCTTCGGAAGTGTAAAGATAATCCTGATCCATCTCACGCTTACGGCCAATGTCTGTCAGTGAACATACTTTCATAAACTAAGAAATCCTACCTTTCCGCCAGCCTCTTGCGGAGCTGGCCGCAGGCGCCGTCAATATCACGGCCCATTTCCCTTCTAATAGTAACATTTATTCCGTATTTTTCAAGCTTATTTTTGAATGCCGCAACCGCTGCGCCGTCCGGGGCGCGGTACCCTGTTTCCCTGACTGGATTCACCGGGATCAAATTCATGTGACAGTTTTTTCCATGCAGGAGATCCCGAAGTTCCGCAGCATCCTTCTCCGTATCATTAATGCCCGCAATCAGGCTGTATTCGAACGTAATGCGCCGTCCGGTTTCCTGAAAATAGTAATCGCAGGCATCCATGACCTCTTCCAGCTTGTATTTTCTGGCAATGGGCATCAGCTTCTCTCGTTTTTCCTGACTGGAGGCATGGAGGGATAACGCAAGGGTAATGGCAAACTTCTGTTTTGCCAGCGCGCGGATCCCCGGAACCAGGCCGCAGGTGGATACTGTCAGGTTTCGCTGACTGATATGCAGTCCGTGCTCATCTGTCAGCATGGTGATAAACTGAAGCAGGTTATCAAAATTATCAAGGGGTTCCCCCATTCCCATGACTACCACATTGGAAATGCGCGCGCCGATATCATCCCCGATGCAGTATACCTGTTCCAGCATCTCCGCCGGCGTAAGGCTCCGGATCAGTCCGCCGATGGTGGAGGCGCAGAAGGTGCATCCCATCCGGCAGCCCGCCTGGGAGGAAATACATACGGAATTTCCGTGCCGGTACTTCATCAGCACACTTTCCACCCGACAGCCGTCCGCCAGTTCAAACAGGTACTTCCGGGTACCGTCAATCTGTGATTCCTGCATCGTCACAAGCTTCGGCCTGCTGTAGGTACAGGTATCGTTCAGCTTCTGACGTAATTTTTTGGAAAGATCCGTCATCTCCTCAAAGCTGCCGGCATGCCGCACATGCATCCAGGCATAGATCTGCTTTGCGTGAAATTTCTTTTCTCCCATGGCTTCCAGATACTCTGTCAGCTCTTTCATTGTCATTGATTCAATTTCTGTTTTATCCATGATTTCTCACTAATTTCGCAAGGTAAAATCCGCTGCGTCCTTGCTCCGGCAGGATCTTCCGTTCTGTTTCCAGCCGCATTTCCGGATGACCGGCAAGAAAAGCGGCGACCGTTTGTTCATTTTCCTCCGGGGTCATGGTACAGGTGGAATAAATCACCGCCCCGCCCGGCTTTGCGTACTGCCAGACCGTATCCAGGATCCGGCGCTGCAGTTCTGCCAGGCTGCGGATTTCCTCCTCACTGGCATGATATTTGATGTCCGGCTTGATGCCGATGACGCCCAGTCCGGAACAGGGAAGATCCGCGATGACTAAATCCGCGGTCCCCACAGCGGAGGGATCCGGCACTGACGCGTCCCATACTTTGACTGTCAGGTTCTTATTTTCCGGCCAGATCCGCTGAAAATTTTCCTGAATCCGTTCGGTTTTCTGCGGAGACAGATCTCTGGCTTCCACAGTTCCTTCTCCATGCATCAGGGAAAAACAGTGCAGACTTTTTCCGCCCGGCGCGGCACACACATCGATCACATGATCCCCGGGCTTTGGGCTGCCCAGCTCTGCCACTTCCATGGATGAGATATCCTGTACATAAAACAGCCCCTGCTGAAATTCCGGAATCCGCTCCAGCATATCATATCCGGAAATTGCAAAGGCGTATGCCGGGCCGTCTGTCTCCGTCACCCGGATTCCTCTGGAAGAAAGACGCTGTTTCAGTTCTTTGACTGATATTCTGGCAGTTTCCGCGCGTACC
This genomic window contains:
- the rlmN gene encoding 23S rRNA (adenine(2503)-C(2))-methyltransferase RlmN, with amino-acid sequence MDKTEIESMTMKELTEYLEAMGEKKFHAKQIYAWMHVRHAGSFEEMTDLSKKLRQKLNDTCTYSRPKLVTMQESQIDGTRKYLFELADGCRVESVLMKYRHGNSVCISSQAGCRMGCTFCASTIGGLIRSLTPAEMLEQVYCIGDDIGARISNVVVMGMGEPLDNFDNLLQFITMLTDEHGLHISQRNLTVSTCGLVPGIRALAKQKFAITLALSLHASSQEKREKLMPIARKYKLEEVMDACDYYFQETGRRITFEYSLIAGINDTEKDAAELRDLLHGKNCHMNLIPVNPVRETGYRAPDGAAVAAFKNKLEKYGINVTIRREMGRDIDGACGQLRKRLAER
- a CDS encoding PP2C family serine/threonine-protein phosphatase, producing MKVCSLTDIGRKREMDQDYLYTSEEPVGNLQDLFLVADGMGGHNAGEFASCTAVTRVVRSVMKNREQDEAAILKEAIRDANSYIKKYADLHPQMQGMGTTLVAATIHGSRMTVANVGDSRLYLIPADAGRIPSEGSDSRKNDAADSTPPGIVQITQDHSLVQELVRIGEINEANARNHPDRNKITRAIGVEDSVEADFFELDLPPAAFVMLCTDGLSNMVEDPEIQSIILGPGTLEEKTARLIDTANEHGGSDNATVILIQTDEVKTC
- the pknB gene encoding Stk1 family PASTA domain-containing Ser/Thr kinase, with amino-acid sequence MLESGMYIANRYEIVGKVGVGGMADVYKAKDATLDRYVAIKVLKQEFCEDMNFVTKFRTEAQSAASLEHPNIVNIYDVGSENGIYYIVMEYVEGITLKEYIQKKGKLSYKETLSIAIQVSRGIQAAHEKGIIHRDIKPQNIIISTDGKVKVTDFGIARAASTNTIHSDVMGSVHYASPEQARNGYVSDKSDIYSLGIVMYEMVTGKVPFDGDSTVQIAIQHLQDEMVSPRAYAQNLPVSLEKIILKCTQKNPDRRYENIEELLIDLRRSLVSPNTDFVSFAPVADGATRVISEKELKEIQNQTEGVSPEHAAPVETREQYSPVRNENTFDPEEDAKASRKEKLITTFGIIGVVVIVIIFLLILGNIFGWFRFGSKNNTAATTQTSAVSEQTGESDSKKDDTVTMIDLKGMTYSQAKSQLESMGLKINQKSTEASEEYDKNEIISQDVSEGDSVKKGTTINVVVSTGKQEEEIDVPNVVGSDASDAETLLENAGFVVKKKFDYSSTVDSGDVISQTPKAGKTAYKNDTVTITISQGMEKIKVPDVIGMSQSEAQSALKAKGLKYTVVKDYSDDYDKGDVIAQSEKASTYVDSDTTIKLTVSKGPKTVKYTYTGELNVPDLNEDQEVKYASVSLYDGNGTVVKYWSKITDFPYTLTATNIENSSSGVRKATFYFTDGTSHTYSSNVSFRKSS
- the rsmB gene encoding 16S rRNA (cytosine(967)-C(5))-methyltransferase RsmB, encoding MSDSPTTRELVLDILLLVTRDQVFSSTAIHSVLDKYRYLSKQERAFVTRASEGTIERMIEMDYILNQFSRTPVNKMKPVIRCILRSGVYQLKYMDAVPAHAACSEAVNLAVRRGFRGLKGFVNGVMRNIARNIQQITWPDPEKDPVGALSVRYSMPEWLTKRFICQYGLDRTEGILQAFLADRPTAVRAETARISVKELKQRLSSRGIRVTETDGPAYAFAISGYDMLERIPEFQQGLFYVQDISSMEVAELGSPKPGDHVIDVCAAPGGKSLHCFSLMHGEGTVEARDLSPQKTERIQENFQRIWPENKNLTVKVWDASVPDPSAVGTADLVIADLPCSGLGVIGIKPDIKYHASEEEIRSLAELQRRILDTVWQYAKPGGAVIYSTCTMTPEENEQTVAAFLAGHPEMRLETERKILPEQGRSGFYLAKLVRNHG
- the rsgA gene encoding ribosome small subunit-dependent GTPase A → MMEGKIIKGIAGFYYVYVAESGIYECKAKGIFRKNNLKPLVGDDCSIEVIDEADRQGNIVQIHPRKNSLIRPAIANIDQAVVIFAAVYPKPHLNLVDRLLVTMEKQQIPSLIVFNKKDLAEEEELDRLKEAYRTAGYLLIFTSTVTGEGMDELMQNLRGKTSAVAGPSGVGKSSIINRLSPEVQMETGAVSKKIARGRHTTRHAQLIYLADHTYIADTPGFTSFGIDSFEKEEIGELFPEFAPYEKYCRFSGCSHISEPVCGVRDAVAQGEISRSRYDSYCEFYRELKDKKKY